A single region of the Ruficoccus amylovorans genome encodes:
- a CDS encoding PstS family phosphate ABC transporter substrate-binding protein, producing the protein MKPHRHRRFPPPGLLLLGAALLTAAIPASASDKIVVKGSDTLGARLMPRLKEEFIAMKKARGEEVTFEIAAEGSRTGITALIDGKADLAMSSRRLQSGELSTARARGVNLKAIPVGVDGIAVIVNADNPVEQLSPRQVEMIFTGDIDDWSGISPVSGRISTYTRSTSSGTYSLFQTLALHRRDYSDFSLKLAGNEQVAAEVAANPRAIGYVGLAFSHTPGVKVLPVDGKLPSSEDYPLARPLYFYVNVNATHTPVVQEFIDFILSPEGQAVVESVDFLPASRLKEMYPELAVD; encoded by the coding sequence ATGAAACCGCACCGTCACCGCCGCTTTCCGCCCCCGGGCCTGCTCCTGCTAGGCGCGGCGCTGCTGACGGCGGCAATACCGGCCAGCGCCTCGGACAAGATCGTGGTCAAGGGCTCGGACACGCTCGGGGCCCGGCTCATGCCCCGGCTGAAGGAGGAGTTTATCGCGATGAAAAAGGCGCGGGGCGAGGAGGTGACCTTTGAAATCGCCGCCGAGGGCTCGCGCACCGGCATCACGGCCCTGATCGACGGCAAGGCCGACCTGGCCATGTCCAGCCGCCGCCTCCAGAGCGGCGAGCTGAGCACCGCACGCGCCCGGGGTGTCAACCTCAAGGCCATCCCCGTCGGGGTGGACGGGATCGCCGTCATCGTCAACGCGGACAACCCCGTCGAGCAGCTCAGCCCCCGGCAGGTGGAAATGATCTTCACCGGCGACATCGACGACTGGAGCGGGATCAGCCCGGTCAGCGGACGCATCTCGACCTACACGCGCAGCACATCTTCGGGCACGTACAGCCTGTTTCAGACCCTTGCCCTGCACCGGCGCGATTACTCGGACTTTTCCCTAAAGCTGGCCGGTAACGAGCAGGTCGCCGCCGAAGTGGCCGCTAACCCCCGCGCCATCGGCTACGTGGGGCTGGCCTTCTCCCACACGCCGGGGGTCAAGGTCCTGCCGGTGGATGGCAAGCTCCCCTCCAGCGAGGACTACCCCCTGGCCCGCCCGCTGTACTTTTATGTCAACGTGAACGCGACGCACACGCCCGTCGTTCAGGAGTTCATCGACTTCATCCTAAGCCCGGAGGGGCAGGCCGTGGTCGAGAGCGTGGATTTCCTGCCCGCCTCTCGCCTGAAAGAGATGTACCCCGAACTGGCGGTTGATTAA
- a CDS encoding N-acetylmuramoyl-L-alanine amidase, producing MRKPARLFALFLSTFLLCHPALRADRMTSLGQRPDWSTLDPYQRTLTRAEFQRRLDTLYAPGDAWRETITLTDEAALIHTRDGAPTYRLIFAASAEDAAPTPRRWRTPGELLPDAPPGKPLTGWEIALDPGHLGGEYGPMEGRSWSIDGGPVIQEGDLVLEVAQVLKGKLEALGARVTLVRDRPGPVTTETPDSLRPQAEAWLAALNPDGPPPSPEEIRRRSTLLFYRVSDIHARAARVNDQIRPDLVLCLHLNAEDFPDRQAPAPVEPNHLHLLVNGAYSAQELSYDDVRYGMLVKLLNGSGAVEGEVAASVAASLAGATGMPSFTYRGKNAVAIPDQPYVWGRNLLANRLYACPVVFLEPYVANSQAVYPRLKAEAEAPEPLPDGLIEEYAEAVAQGLVRLRDAKAEPTEKF from the coding sequence ATGCGCAAGCCCGCACGCCTCTTCGCCCTCTTTCTGTCCACCTTTCTCCTCTGCCACCCCGCCCTGCGGGCCGACCGCATGACCAGCCTCGGACAACGCCCCGACTGGAGCACGCTCGACCCGTACCAGCGCACGCTGACGCGGGCGGAGTTCCAACGGCGGCTTGACACCCTCTACGCCCCCGGCGATGCCTGGCGCGAAACCATCACCCTGACCGACGAGGCCGCCCTTATCCATACCCGCGACGGCGCTCCGACCTACCGGCTCATCTTCGCCGCCAGTGCCGAAGACGCCGCCCCCACCCCGCGCCGCTGGCGCACCCCAGGCGAACTCCTCCCCGACGCCCCGCCCGGCAAGCCGCTCACCGGCTGGGAAATCGCGCTCGACCCCGGCCACCTCGGCGGCGAATACGGCCCGATGGAGGGCCGCAGTTGGAGCATCGACGGCGGGCCGGTCATTCAGGAGGGCGACCTCGTACTGGAGGTGGCCCAGGTTTTAAAGGGCAAGCTGGAAGCGCTCGGGGCGCGGGTCACACTGGTGCGGGACCGCCCCGGCCCTGTCACCACGGAGACGCCGGACTCGCTGCGCCCACAGGCCGAAGCCTGGCTCGCCGCGCTCAACCCGGACGGCCCGCCGCCTTCGCCCGAGGAAATCCGCCGTCGCAGCACCTTGCTTTTTTACCGGGTGAGCGACATTCACGCCCGCGCCGCCCGCGTCAACGACCAGATTCGCCCCGACCTCGTGCTTTGCCTGCACCTGAACGCGGAAGACTTCCCCGACCGGCAGGCCCCCGCCCCGGTCGAGCCCAACCACCTGCACCTGCTGGTCAACGGCGCGTACAGCGCGCAGGAGTTAAGCTACGACGACGTGCGCTACGGCATGCTGGTCAAGCTGCTCAACGGCTCCGGCGCGGTCGAGGGCGAGGTGGCCGCCAGCGTGGCCGCTTCGCTGGCCGGGGCCACCGGCATGCCGTCCTTCACCTACCGGGGCAAGAACGCCGTCGCCATCCCCGACCAGCCCTACGTCTGGGGCCGCAACCTGCTGGCCAACCGCCTGTACGCCTGTCCGGTCGTTTTTCTGGAGCCCTACGTCGCCAACAGCCAGGCGGTTTACCCGCGCCTCAAGGCCGAGGCCGAAGCCCCCGAACCGCTCCCCGACGGCCTGATCGAGGAGTACGCCGAAGCCGTCGCGCAGGGGCTTGTCCGGTTGCGAGACGCCAAAGCAGAACCGACAGAAAAATTTTGA
- a CDS encoding uracil-DNA glycosylase family protein: MSPSEQLQTAALRLRDELSGLRFGPPVTHVYQPLDYAWEPHALYLKKWGSTTKRVVFLGMNPGPFGMAQCGVPFGEIASARDWVGVEAPVGKPPQEHPKRPVDGFACTRAEVSGKRLWGLFAEKFGTADNFFREHFVANYIPLLFLQADEKGCRNIAPDKLSAADSAHLLALCDEHLRAVVAALRPEWVIGVGKFAEGRAREALGLDGPKIGTILHPSPASPAANRGWAPQATAQLEALGIWGG; encoded by the coding sequence ATGTCCCCTTCCGAACAACTGCAAACCGCCGCGCTCCGCCTGCGCGACGAACTCTCCGGGCTGCGCTTCGGCCCGCCTGTGACGCATGTTTACCAGCCGCTGGACTATGCCTGGGAGCCGCACGCTCTTTATTTAAAGAAGTGGGGCTCCACGACCAAGCGTGTGGTTTTTCTCGGGATGAACCCCGGCCCCTTTGGCATGGCCCAGTGCGGCGTGCCCTTCGGCGAAATCGCCTCCGCCCGCGACTGGGTGGGAGTCGAGGCCCCGGTGGGCAAGCCCCCTCAGGAGCACCCGAAGCGTCCGGTGGATGGCTTCGCCTGCACGCGGGCCGAGGTCAGCGGTAAGCGCCTCTGGGGCCTGTTCGCGGAAAAATTCGGCACGGCGGATAACTTTTTCCGCGAGCACTTCGTGGCTAACTACATCCCGCTGCTCTTTCTCCAGGCGGACGAAAAAGGCTGCCGCAACATCGCCCCGGACAAGCTCAGTGCCGCTGACTCGGCCCACCTGCTGGCTCTCTGCGACGAGCACCTGAGGGCCGTGGTGGCCGCGCTCCGGCCCGAGTGGGTCATCGGGGTGGGGAAATTCGCCGAGGGCCGCGCCCGCGAAGCCCTCGGCCTCGACGGCCCGAAGATCGGCACGATCCTGCACCCCAGCCCCGCCAGCCCCGCCGCCAACCGTGGTTGGGCCCCCCAGGCCACCGCCCAACTCGAAGCCCTCGGCATCTGGGGCGGGTAG
- the ykgO gene encoding type B 50S ribosomal protein L36 yields MKVVSSIKSLKNRHPDCQVVRRRGRIYVINKTNPRFKARQG; encoded by the coding sequence ATGAAAGTTGTATCCTCCATCAAATCACTGAAAAACCGGCACCCGGATTGCCAGGTCGTCCGCCGTCGTGGCCGCATCTACGTGATCAACAAAACCAACCCCCGCTTCAAGGCGCGGCAGGGCTAA
- a CDS encoding type B 50S ribosomal protein L31 → MKKDIHPSYRPVAFVDVETGNKFLTRSTVRTTQKETIDGVEYGVMVCDVTSHSHPAFTGEKRFVDTAGRVEKFQNKFRRRRGN, encoded by the coding sequence GTGAAAAAAGATATTCATCCTTCCTACCGCCCCGTCGCCTTTGTTGACGTTGAAACGGGCAACAAGTTCCTGACCCGTTCCACGGTCCGGACCACCCAAAAGGAAACCATTGATGGCGTCGAGTACGGCGTCATGGTTTGCGACGTGACGAGCCACTCGCACCCGGCCTTCACCGGTGAAAAGCGTTTCGTGGACACCGCCGGTCGCGTGGAAAAGTTCCAGAACAAGTTCCGCCGCCGTCGCGGCAACTAA
- the thiD gene encoding bifunctional hydroxymethylpyrimidine kinase/phosphomethylpyrimidine kinase: MPSELPVALTIATSDSGAGAGIQADLLSFAARGVYGVTAFAALTAQNPDGVSAIEELSPGFLQAQLDQLAAYFPIRALKTGMLFSAPLIAVTASFIEREKIPAVVDPVMVATSGAVLLKPEAIATLEAELLPRAALITPNLDEAAVLLGRPVSRSDELASTAAELSARYETAVLLKGGHLSGGTLIDTLVRPGEAPLQLTSTRIENVNTHGSGCTLSAAIAAELAKGQPLPAAVRAAHAYLQAAMKQPVQVRGERFIGHGVRNV, translated from the coding sequence ATGCCCAGCGAACTGCCCGTTGCCCTCACCATCGCCACCTCCGACAGCGGAGCAGGGGCTGGGATTCAGGCGGACCTGTTGAGCTTTGCCGCCCGCGGGGTGTACGGGGTGACGGCCTTTGCGGCCCTCACCGCACAGAATCCGGACGGGGTCAGCGCCATCGAGGAGCTTTCGCCGGGCTTTCTTCAGGCTCAGCTCGACCAGCTTGCCGCCTATTTTCCCATCCGCGCGCTCAAGACGGGGATGCTCTTTTCCGCGCCGCTCATCGCGGTGACGGCGAGCTTCATCGAACGGGAAAAAATCCCCGCCGTGGTCGATCCGGTCATGGTCGCCACGTCGGGCGCGGTCCTGCTCAAGCCCGAGGCCATCGCCACGCTGGAGGCCGAGTTGCTCCCGCGCGCGGCGCTGATTACACCGAACCTCGACGAGGCCGCGGTCCTGTTGGGACGCCCGGTCAGCCGATCCGACGAACTCGCCTCGACCGCCGCCGAACTGAGCGCTCGCTACGAAACCGCAGTGTTGCTCAAGGGCGGACATCTGTCCGGGGGTACTCTCATCGACACTCTCGTCCGCCCTGGTGAGGCCCCGCTGCAACTGACCTCGACACGTATTGAGAATGTCAATACGCACGGCAGCGGTTGCACGCTTTCCGCCGCCATCGCCGCCGAACTGGCCAAAGGCCAGCCGCTGCCCGCTGCCGTCCGCGCGGCCCACGCCTACCTCCAGGCCGCGATGAAGCAGCCCGTGCAGGTCCGGGGCGAGCGCTTCATCGGTCATGGCGTTAGGAATGTTTGA
- a CDS encoding ComEC/Rec2 family competence protein yields MAADRPDESAPRTDGHAPLLWLAVPLVWGYILAHTLGGALPVWGLAALGLAVGAAALVLTCREGWFVRPVWGFLILTAGVLLAWAYYLVREPSSAPVGDFIPREGEVVLEVGRLFQTNPKYARISGLGTIVTSPAWRPQLAGQAVAFSLWTEGIEEGGILPGALIRARGKIARLDTKPDLNDFEQYLVNSGYPLQLSQGSLLGVERPAGAFRQWCRSVNRRLAGALGEGAVSPDTRALAGVATAMFLGDKAALGREQKETFIASGTMHLFAVSGLHVGIIAGTLALALRLVRVSGPVAAVVGLGLLFFYVQVIGVPPSALRAFLMVAFYWGAQVVRRKPAPFSALLASAVAVLLIDPRQLFGAGFQLSYLIVAALLLYAVPLTEWANARLDPYRLIPLNSLRRWQRFLRWAMRGLNASLAVSATAFIFATPLTVAYFHIFAPGAIFLNLILVPLATGVIVLALVSGVLGLAGAGAVCVWINTLSWAVVWEMWTVVSAAVAVPGGFWQARFAHEWLAPLTTLLLLGSLLVVARRARTRPVVYLLPVVILAPVLVFGVNFAKL; encoded by the coding sequence ATGGCCGCTGACCGCCCCGATGAATCCGCGCCGCGCACCGACGGGCACGCGCCGTTGCTGTGGCTGGCGGTGCCGCTGGTCTGGGGCTACATCCTGGCGCACACGCTGGGCGGGGCGCTGCCGGTGTGGGGGTTGGCGGCGCTCGGGCTTGCTGTGGGAGCGGCCGCGCTGGTACTGACTTGCCGCGAAGGCTGGTTCGTGCGGCCTGTCTGGGGCTTTCTGATCCTGACAGCCGGCGTGCTGCTGGCCTGGGCGTATTACCTGGTGCGGGAGCCGTCGTCCGCGCCTGTCGGTGACTTTATCCCGCGCGAGGGTGAGGTCGTGCTGGAAGTCGGGCGGCTTTTCCAGACCAACCCGAAGTACGCCCGCATCAGCGGGCTGGGTACGATCGTAACCAGCCCGGCGTGGCGTCCGCAGTTGGCCGGGCAGGCGGTGGCGTTCTCTCTCTGGACGGAGGGTATTGAGGAGGGCGGGATTTTGCCCGGTGCACTCATCCGGGCGCGGGGGAAAATCGCCCGGCTGGACACCAAGCCGGACCTGAACGATTTCGAGCAATACCTGGTCAACAGCGGCTATCCGCTTCAGCTCAGCCAGGGGAGTCTGCTCGGGGTGGAGCGACCCGCGGGGGCTTTCCGGCAGTGGTGCCGCTCGGTCAATCGGCGGCTGGCCGGGGCGCTGGGAGAGGGGGCGGTGTCGCCGGACACACGGGCGCTGGCCGGGGTGGCCACGGCGATGTTTCTCGGGGACAAGGCCGCGCTCGGACGCGAGCAGAAGGAGACCTTTATCGCGAGCGGGACGATGCACCTGTTCGCCGTCAGTGGGCTGCATGTGGGGATCATTGCCGGGACGCTTGCGCTTGCCTTGCGACTGGTGCGGGTGTCGGGACCGGTCGCCGCCGTCGTGGGGCTGGGCTTGTTGTTTTTCTATGTGCAGGTCATCGGGGTGCCCCCCTCGGCCTTGCGGGCTTTTTTGATGGTGGCATTCTACTGGGGGGCGCAGGTCGTGCGGCGTAAGCCCGCGCCGTTCTCCGCGCTACTGGCTTCGGCGGTGGCCGTGCTCCTGATCGACCCGCGGCAGCTTTTTGGCGCTGGCTTCCAGCTCTCGTACCTCATCGTGGCGGCGCTGCTGCTCTACGCCGTCCCGCTGACGGAGTGGGCCAATGCCCGCCTCGATCCCTACCGGCTGATTCCGCTCAACAGCCTGCGCCGCTGGCAGCGTTTCCTGCGCTGGGCGATGCGCGGGCTCAACGCCTCGCTCGCGGTCTCGGCCACGGCCTTTATTTTCGCCACCCCGCTGACAGTGGCATATTTTCACATCTTCGCGCCGGGGGCGATTTTTCTCAACCTGATCCTCGTCCCGCTGGCGACCGGGGTAATCGTGCTTGCGCTGGTCTCGGGTGTGCTCGGCTTGGCCGGGGCCGGGGCTGTGTGCGTCTGGATCAACACCCTGTCCTGGGCCGTGGTGTGGGAGATGTGGACGGTGGTCAGCGCCGCTGTCGCGGTACCGGGCGGATTCTGGCAGGCACGCTTTGCCCATGAATGGCTGGCTCCGTTGACGACGCTTCTGCTGCTGGGGAGCCTGTTGGTGGTGGCACGACGGGCGCGGACGCGTCCGGTGGTTTATTTGCTGCCGGTGGTGATTCTCGCGCCTGTGCTTGTCTTTGGGGTGAATTTCGCCAAGCTCTAG
- a CDS encoding sigma-70 family RNA polymerase sigma factor: protein MPADHATAPDPADWVDEYGDALYRFAFFRVNNAALAEDLVQDTFLAAMKARDNFSGRSSVKTWLTGILKNKIIDHYRKKNRTQSMSELAGFYEKEEGELFSQDGAWNLGSGHAPGDWTPEAVQKLDRAEFMQHFHACASKLPERIRQVFLLREIDGMPSPEICERMDITPQNLWTILHRARMALRQCLEENFLGKSNTGSK from the coding sequence ATGCCTGCGGACCATGCCACTGCTCCCGACCCGGCGGACTGGGTTGATGAGTACGGGGACGCCCTGTACCGCTTCGCCTTTTTCCGGGTCAACAACGCCGCGCTGGCCGAAGACCTTGTGCAGGACACCTTCCTGGCCGCGATGAAGGCACGGGACAATTTCTCCGGGCGCTCCTCAGTCAAGACCTGGCTCACCGGTATCCTCAAAAACAAAATCATCGACCACTACCGCAAAAAGAACCGTACCCAGTCGATGAGTGAGCTGGCCGGTTTTTACGAAAAGGAGGAGGGCGAACTGTTCAGCCAGGACGGAGCCTGGAACCTCGGCAGCGGCCACGCCCCCGGCGACTGGACCCCGGAGGCCGTGCAAAAGCTCGACCGGGCGGAGTTCATGCAGCATTTCCACGCCTGCGCTTCCAAGCTGCCCGAACGCATCCGCCAGGTCTTCCTCCTGCGCGAGATCGACGGCATGCCCAGCCCCGAAATCTGCGAGCGCATGGACATCACCCCGCAAAACCTCTGGACCATCCTCCACCGCGCCCGTATGGCCCTGCGCCAGTGCCTCGAGGAGAACTTCCTCGGGAAAAGTAATACCGGTTCAAAATAG
- a CDS encoding Yip1 family protein produces the protein MDQPPSLPPQLPPQLPRQEHLVKPAKPRSKHFKLHPVSWILLTITVLACLGGAYASTHGQGFGPEQIGFYIGTLIGTLILPCVLGWLTWLLSRRRQWAGNLVFSLLLVLMLPGPVAMFFQAQDEEAILRQRIQELSASNKDESISAEEQLQTMKELTTSLKDYAALTSDEREAATARVGAAFMEQSQSQLDKFLAAHAAFADDDSVTLVAGSYTEPVQLKHARTVTQAYGQSAKAVLDLYGNLTPRFTAMFEAQGFPPKAAAESAREIASEVGPETLDSIDYIYGTHYEYATSIDKFLKLLQDNWGQWEYDPDEQMLYFEDDDTLAAYNQLLKRLVWLEERLNTISEDNQE, from the coding sequence ATGGACCAGCCACCTTCCTTACCGCCCCAACTTCCGCCGCAATTACCCCGGCAGGAGCATCTCGTAAAACCCGCCAAGCCGCGCTCGAAGCACTTCAAGCTACACCCGGTTTCCTGGATCCTGCTGACCATTACCGTTCTCGCCTGCCTCGGCGGGGCCTATGCCTCCACGCACGGGCAAGGCTTCGGGCCAGAGCAGATCGGTTTCTACATCGGCACGCTTATCGGAACCCTGATCCTGCCTTGTGTGCTCGGCTGGCTGACCTGGCTGCTCTCGCGGCGGCGGCAGTGGGCGGGTAATCTCGTCTTCTCGCTGCTGCTCGTTCTGATGCTGCCGGGGCCCGTTGCCATGTTTTTCCAGGCTCAGGACGAGGAAGCAATCCTGCGCCAACGGATTCAGGAACTGAGCGCGAGCAACAAAGACGAGAGCATCTCCGCCGAAGAGCAGTTGCAAACGATGAAGGAATTGACCACCAGCCTCAAGGACTATGCCGCCCTCACCAGTGACGAGCGCGAAGCCGCCACCGCGCGCGTCGGGGCCGCCTTTATGGAGCAATCGCAAAGCCAGCTGGATAAATTCCTGGCCGCCCACGCGGCTTTTGCCGACGACGACTCGGTCACGCTGGTCGCCGGTAGCTATACCGAGCCCGTACAGCTTAAGCATGCCCGCACCGTCACCCAGGCTTACGGCCAGTCAGCCAAGGCCGTGCTCGATCTCTACGGCAATCTCACCCCCCGGTTCACGGCGATGTTTGAGGCACAGGGTTTCCCTCCGAAAGCGGCGGCAGAATCCGCCCGTGAAATCGCCTCAGAGGTCGGGCCAGAGACCCTCGACAGCATTGATTACATCTACGGCACCCACTATGAGTATGCCACCAGCATCGACAAATTCCTGAAACTGCTTCAGGACAACTGGGGCCAGTGGGAATACGACCCGGACGAGCAGATGCTCTACTTCGAGGACGACGATACCCTCGCCGCCTACAACCAGCTTTTAAAGCGCCTCGTGTGGCTGGAAGAACGCCTCAACACCATCTCTGAAGACAATCAGGAATAG
- a CDS encoding pyrophosphate--fructose-6-phosphate 1-phosphotransferase produces the protein MTPKKVGILTAGGLAPCLSSAVGGLIERYTEIAPEVEIICYRGGYKGLLQGDSIKVTPEIRANAAILHRHGGSPIGNSRVKLTNVKDCVKRGLVKEGENPQKVAADQLVKDGVDVLHTIGGDDTNTAAADLAKFLHENGYELHVIGLPKTIDNDVFPIRQSLGAWTAAEEGAKFFRNVVAEHNSNPRMLIVHEVMGRNCGWLTAATAKYYRENVLGDRGFLPEIGLAKSNLDVHAIFIPEMEIDFAAEAKRLKAIMDEVDCVNIFVSEGAGVSSIVKELEAAGKTVERDAFGHIKLDTINPGQYFAKEFAKKLDAEKTMVQKSGYFSRAAPANVDDLRLIKSCTDLAVQCAFEGKSGVIGHDEDQNCVLRAIEFERIAGGKPFDIDQPWFGDLLAAIGQAKGTKVEVEH, from the coding sequence ATGACGCCGAAGAAAGTTGGAATCCTTACCGCCGGAGGGCTCGCGCCCTGTCTTTCGTCCGCCGTTGGCGGGCTGATCGAGCGCTACACCGAGATCGCTCCGGAAGTTGAAATCATTTGTTACCGCGGGGGCTACAAGGGCCTGCTTCAGGGCGACTCCATCAAGGTGACGCCCGAGATCCGCGCCAACGCCGCCATCCTGCACCGCCACGGCGGCAGCCCCATCGGCAACAGCCGCGTGAAGCTCACCAACGTCAAGGACTGCGTCAAGCGCGGCCTGGTCAAGGAAGGCGAAAACCCGCAGAAGGTCGCCGCCGACCAACTCGTCAAGGACGGGGTGGACGTCCTTCACACCATCGGGGGTGACGACACCAACACCGCCGCCGCCGATCTGGCCAAGTTCCTTCACGAGAACGGCTACGAACTGCACGTCATCGGCCTGCCCAAGACCATCGATAACGATGTCTTCCCGATCCGCCAGAGCCTCGGTGCCTGGACCGCCGCCGAGGAGGGCGCGAAGTTCTTCCGCAACGTCGTGGCCGAGCACAACTCCAACCCGCGCATGCTCATCGTGCACGAGGTCATGGGCCGCAACTGCGGCTGGCTCACCGCCGCCACCGCCAAGTACTACCGCGAGAACGTGCTGGGCGACCGGGGCTTCCTGCCCGAAATCGGCCTGGCCAAGAGCAACCTAGACGTACACGCCATTTTCATCCCCGAGATGGAGATCGACTTCGCCGCCGAGGCCAAGCGTCTCAAGGCGATCATGGACGAGGTGGACTGCGTGAACATCTTTGTCAGCGAAGGCGCGGGTGTCTCCAGCATCGTCAAGGAACTGGAAGCCGCCGGCAAGACCGTCGAACGCGACGCCTTCGGCCACATCAAGCTCGATACGATCAACCCCGGCCAGTACTTCGCCAAGGAGTTCGCCAAGAAGCTCGACGCCGAAAAGACCATGGTGCAGAAGAGCGGCTACTTCTCCCGCGCCGCCCCGGCCAATGTGGACGACCTGCGCCTGATCAAGTCCTGCACCGACCTGGCCGTGCAGTGCGCCTTCGAGGGCAAGAGCGGCGTCATCGGCCACGACGAGGACCAGAACTGCGTCCTGCGGGCCATCGAGTTCGAGCGCATCGCCGGCGGCAAGCCCTTTGACATCGACCAACCCTGGTTCGGCGACCTGCTCGCCGCCATCGGCCAGGCCAAGGGCACCAAGGTCGAAGTCGAGCACTAA
- the gltS gene encoding sodium/glutamate symporter: MDTEFDAYTTFTIGVLFLLVGKMLNKRVRLLREFNIPEPVTGGLLAALIGLAAYLTAGIEFTFDLDARDGLILYFFTGIGLNASLSKLRAGGVRLIILTVICVGYIFVQNYLSVSLADATGLKPVSGLLCGSVSLVGGHGTTIAWAPTFINQYGIANAMEMGIACATAGLVLSSIMGGPIARGLIRVFRLTPNTDRHIDFGVMYGDKQEKKIDYFDVLGCWFIMNLCIALGSGLDEILESFGIMLPTFVSCLALAIVATNTVPPLLRRWNMNVRWPNDSDSLGLISDISLGSFLVMSLMSLHLWALVDLAGPILIILAAQFVLAVIITTVVVFPLMGRDYEAAVVAAGFGGISLGATPIAIANMQAVTERYGAAHKAFIIVPLVSAFIIDIANAGTIKLFLHWFG, from the coding sequence ATGGACACCGAATTTGACGCCTACACCACCTTCACCATCGGGGTACTCTTTCTGCTCGTCGGAAAAATGCTCAACAAACGCGTCCGCCTGCTGCGCGAGTTCAACATCCCCGAGCCGGTCACCGGCGGCCTGCTCGCTGCGCTCATCGGCCTGGCGGCCTACCTGACAGCGGGGATCGAGTTCACCTTCGACCTCGACGCGCGCGACGGGCTGATCCTGTACTTTTTCACCGGGATCGGCCTCAACGCCAGCCTCTCGAAACTACGAGCCGGGGGCGTCCGCCTGATCATTTTGACCGTGATCTGCGTGGGCTATATCTTCGTCCAGAACTACCTCAGCGTGAGCCTGGCCGATGCCACCGGCCTGAAACCGGTCAGCGGACTGCTCTGCGGGAGCGTGTCGCTGGTGGGCGGGCACGGCACGACCATTGCCTGGGCCCCGACTTTTATCAACCAGTACGGTATCGCCAACGCCATGGAAATGGGCATCGCCTGCGCGACGGCGGGGCTGGTGCTCTCAAGTATCATGGGCGGGCCCATCGCACGGGGGCTGATCCGGGTCTTCCGGCTCACCCCGAACACCGACCGGCACATCGACTTCGGCGTGATGTACGGGGACAAACAGGAGAAGAAAATCGACTACTTCGACGTGCTCGGCTGCTGGTTCATTATGAACCTCTGCATCGCCCTGGGCTCGGGGCTGGACGAGATTCTGGAGTCCTTTGGCATCATGCTCCCGACCTTTGTCTCGTGTCTGGCACTGGCCATCGTCGCCACCAATACCGTTCCGCCCCTCCTGCGCCGCTGGAACATGAACGTCCGCTGGCCCAACGACAGCGACTCGCTCGGCCTGATCTCGGACATCTCACTGGGCAGCTTCCTCGTCATGTCCCTGATGAGCCTGCACCTGTGGGCGCTGGTTGACCTGGCCGGGCCGATCCTGATCATCCTGGCCGCGCAGTTCGTCCTCGCCGTCATCATCACGACCGTCGTTGTGTTCCCGCTGATGGGGCGCGACTACGAGGCGGCGGTAGTCGCAGCCGGATTCGGGGGCATCAGCCTCGGCGCGACCCCCATCGCCATCGCCAACATGCAGGCCGTCACCGAACGCTACGGCGCCGCCCACAAAGCGTTCATTATCGTGCCGCTGGTCAGCGCGTTCATCATCGACATTGCCAACGCCGGGACGATCAAGCTCTTCCTGCACTGGTTCGGCTGA